One window of Gilliamella sp. B3022 genomic DNA carries:
- the priC gene encoding primosomal replication protein PriC, whose amino-acid sequence MQKFLGKLKSQINALQQEINLSDQQPFQERYFDQHLFNTSKIESNNQFYLDKIKLTYQAICDAALSQKFSQIEFLSEKLIDQISALTRELATGYLRQQRTNCIIQETLAEKHSRHLDYLRRLQDMKYEFELSSESINHIKVATLDNRIYRCEQAIKKIELEIENDSLD is encoded by the coding sequence ATGCAAAAATTTTTGGGAAAATTAAAAAGTCAAATCAATGCACTACAACAGGAGATAAATTTATCTGATCAACAGCCTTTTCAAGAACGTTATTTTGATCAGCATTTGTTTAATACAAGCAAAATTGAATCCAATAACCAATTCTATCTTGATAAAATTAAACTCACATATCAAGCTATTTGTGATGCGGCACTCTCCCAGAAATTCTCGCAAATTGAGTTTTTGTCGGAAAAACTTATTGATCAAATCAGTGCCCTTACCCGTGAACTTGCTACAGGATATCTACGTCAACAGCGAACAAATTGTATTATTCAAGAAACACTTGCAGAAAAACACTCAAGACATTTGGATTATCTAAGACGATTACAAGATATGAAATATGAATTTGAACTATCATCAGAATCAATTAATCATATTAAAGTTGCAACATTGGATAATCGAATCTATCGCTGTGAACAAGCAATAAAAAAAATTGAATTAGAAATAGAAAACGATAGCCTAGATTGA
- the yfbV gene encoding terminus macrodomain insulation protein YfbV, which yields MNLVNTFKAGQRYMKLCPTDQQLMHSFPELKIINHIKTLTKYLPPIIVGLIVWQYYTPAQLAVTILTILFVLSLPLQGIFWLGRRSQSPLPLNLVDCYNRIKLQLIEKQALDVNTNKNEKLTFEAFMQLINLSKIHLGNYFGQDDDTSND from the coding sequence ATGAATTTAGTTAATACATTTAAGGCTGGACAAAGGTATATGAAGCTTTGTCCTACAGATCAACAATTGATGCATTCATTTCCTGAATTAAAAATCATTAACCACATAAAAACCCTAACAAAATATCTGCCACCTATCATTGTCGGTCTAATTGTTTGGCAATATTATACGCCTGCGCAGCTTGCAGTAACAATTTTAACAATTTTATTTGTCTTGAGCTTACCTTTACAAGGTATATTTTGGTTAGGTCGACGTTCACAATCACCTTTACCTCTTAATTTAGTTGATTGCTATAATCGAATCAAGTTACAACTCATCGAGAAACAAGCATTAGATGTAAATACAAACAAAAATGAAAAATTAACTTTTGAGGCATTCATGCAACTTATCAACTTATCAAAAATTCACTTAGGTAATTATTTTGGGCAAGATGATGATACATCTAACGATTAA
- a CDS encoding acetate kinase, with protein sequence MSSSNNALVLNCGSSSLKFAIINPENGDEFLSGLAECFNLPDARIKWKLDGVKNEASLGAGAAHSEAIRFIVNSIFPQKPELLDSIKSIGHRIVHGGEKYTQSVVIDDSVLKGIEEAAAFAPLHNPAHLIGIREAFAEFPHLKNKNVAVFDTAFHTTMPKEAYLYAIPNELYTKHGIRRYGAHGTSHYYVSREAAKLLNKPVEETNVITCHLGNGASITAVKNGKCVDTSMGLTPLEGLVMGTRSGDIDPAIMFFLHDNLNMSVADINNLLNKKSGLLGLTGVSSDCRYVTDNYDSDENAKNALDVFVHRLVKYIGGYAMLLDGRLDAIVFTGGIGENSEEVRRMALQKLSLLGFELDQERNLAARFGHGGTITKDGSAVAMVIPTNEELVIAQDAARLTA encoded by the coding sequence ATGTCATCAAGTAATAACGCTCTTGTTCTTAATTGCGGAAGTTCTTCATTAAAATTTGCCATTATTAACCCTGAAAATGGTGATGAATTTTTATCTGGGTTAGCTGAATGTTTTAATCTTCCTGATGCACGTATTAAGTGGAAACTTGATGGTGTTAAGAACGAAGCTTCTTTAGGTGCTGGAGCCGCTCATAGTGAAGCAATTAGATTTATTGTTAATAGCATCTTCCCTCAAAAACCAGAATTATTAGATAGTATTAAATCTATTGGACACCGTATTGTTCACGGTGGTGAAAAATATACTCAATCTGTCGTAATCGATGATTCAGTATTAAAAGGCATTGAAGAAGCAGCAGCATTTGCACCTTTACATAATCCTGCACATTTAATCGGTATTCGCGAAGCTTTTGCTGAATTTCCTCATTTAAAAAATAAGAATGTGGCTGTTTTTGATACTGCATTCCATACAACTATGCCAAAAGAAGCTTATTTGTATGCTATTCCTAACGAACTTTATACTAAACATGGTATTCGTCGTTATGGTGCACATGGTACGAGCCATTATTACGTTAGCCGTGAAGCTGCAAAATTATTAAATAAACCAGTAGAAGAAACAAATGTAATTACTTGTCATTTAGGTAATGGTGCATCAATTACTGCTGTTAAAAACGGTAAATGTGTTGATACTTCAATGGGCTTAACTCCACTTGAAGGTTTAGTAATGGGTACACGTAGTGGTGATATCGATCCTGCTATCATGTTCTTCTTACACGATAACTTAAATATGTCCGTTGCTGATATAAATAATCTTTTAAATAAAAAATCTGGTTTACTAGGATTAACTGGTGTAAGTAGTGATTGTCGTTATGTAACTGATAACTATGATAGTGATGAAAATGCAAAAAATGCTTTAGATGTCTTTGTTCACCGTTTAGTTAAATACATTGGTGGTTATGCAATGCTTTTAGACGGTCGTTTAGATGCAATCGTATTTACTGGTGGTATTGGTGAAAATTCTGAAGAAGTTCGTCGTATGGCATTACAAAAATTAAGTCTTCTTGGTTTTGAACTGGATCAAGAACGTAATCTTGCTGCACGTTTTGGTCATGGCGGTACAATTACTAAAGACGGCTCTGCCGTTGCAATGGTGATTCCAACCAATGAAGAACTTGTTATTGCTCAGGATGCTGCGCGTCTAACTGCTTAA
- the pta gene encoding phosphate acetyltransferase has product MSRTIMLIPTGTNVGLTGVSLGVIRAMERQGINLNVFKPVAQPRAGGDAPDNTTTLVSNNTSIPVLKPLKMSHVENLLGLNQQDVLMEEIVALYAENTKGADVVLVEGIVPTSDYPFANELNNNIAKTLGAEIIFVVNMGKDTPEQLKERIEIARSNFGGIKNEKIVGVIVNKVNAPVEEQSLARPDVAEIYHTPKFDDKKITIKDLNEFSPLPVLGCIPWNMDLSACRAIDIAKHFDAKIINEGGIKNRRIKHISFCSRSVPNIISHLQPNALLVTSADRSDVLVTIGLAAMNGVSIGGVLLTGGYEIDEKVYKLCQPAFDTGLPVFTVQTNTFQTSINLQQFNLEIPVDDKERMENTQNFVADHIDSNWVKSLNEVVNSARRLSPPAFRYQLTELARNAKKVVVLPEGDEPRTIKAAAICAERNIAKCVLIGNPDEVRKVAASQGVTLDAGVEIVDPDTIREKYVPRLVELRKNKGMTEVIAREQLADNVVLGTMMLEANEVDGLVSGAVHTTANTIRPPLQLIKTAPGSSLVSSVFFMLMPDQVYIYGDCAINPDPNAQELAEIAIQSADTAIAFGIEPRVAMISYSTGSSGQGADVEKVKEATRIAQEKRPDLMIDGPLQYDAAVMPDVAKSKAPNSQVAGKATVFIFPDLNTGNTTYKAVQRSADLVSIGPMLQGMRKPVNDLSRGALVDDIVYTIALTAIQSAQEQNAGK; this is encoded by the coding sequence ATGTCTCGTACTATTATGCTAATCCCAACCGGAACCAATGTAGGGTTAACAGGTGTGAGTCTTGGTGTTATTCGAGCTATGGAGCGTCAAGGTATTAACTTAAACGTTTTTAAACCAGTTGCCCAGCCAAGAGCGGGCGGTGATGCCCCTGATAATACCACCACATTGGTTAGTAATAACACATCAATTCCAGTTTTAAAACCACTTAAAATGAGCCATGTTGAAAACTTATTAGGTTTAAATCAACAAGATGTGCTAATGGAAGAAATCGTTGCCCTATATGCTGAAAATACCAAAGGTGCTGACGTTGTATTAGTTGAAGGTATTGTGCCAACTTCTGATTATCCTTTTGCCAATGAATTAAATAATAACATCGCTAAAACTCTTGGTGCTGAAATTATATTTGTTGTCAATATGGGTAAAGACACACCTGAACAATTAAAAGAACGTATTGAAATTGCACGCTCTAATTTTGGTGGTATTAAAAATGAAAAAATTGTTGGCGTAATTGTCAATAAAGTTAATGCGCCAGTTGAAGAGCAATCGCTCGCTCGCCCAGATGTTGCAGAAATTTATCATACTCCAAAATTTGACGATAAAAAAATCACGATTAAAGATTTAAACGAATTTAGTCCACTTCCTGTACTTGGTTGTATTCCTTGGAATATGGATCTAAGTGCTTGTCGTGCTATTGATATTGCCAAACATTTTGATGCCAAAATTATCAATGAAGGCGGTATTAAAAATCGTCGTATTAAACACATTTCTTTCTGTTCTAGAAGTGTACCTAATATTATTAGTCATCTACAACCTAATGCGTTATTAGTGACTTCTGCTGACCGCTCAGATGTACTTGTAACTATTGGTTTAGCTGCGATGAATGGCGTATCAATCGGTGGGGTGTTATTAACGGGTGGTTATGAAATAGATGAAAAAGTCTATAAATTATGTCAACCAGCATTTGATACTGGTTTACCAGTGTTTACCGTTCAAACTAATACATTCCAAACTTCAATCAACTTGCAACAATTTAATTTAGAAATTCCGGTTGATGATAAGGAACGTATGGAAAACACACAAAACTTTGTGGCTGATCATATTGATTCTAACTGGGTTAAATCATTAAATGAAGTAGTGAATTCAGCTCGTCGACTATCACCACCAGCATTCAGATATCAATTAACAGAACTTGCACGTAATGCAAAAAAAGTGGTGGTTTTACCAGAGGGTGATGAGCCAAGAACAATTAAAGCTGCTGCAATTTGTGCAGAGCGAAATATTGCAAAATGTGTACTTATTGGTAATCCTGATGAAGTTCGTAAAGTGGCAGCATCTCAAGGTGTTACATTAGATGCTGGGGTTGAAATCGTTGATCCAGATACAATTCGTGAAAAATATGTACCACGTTTAGTTGAATTGCGTAAAAATAAAGGTATGACCGAAGTTATTGCGCGTGAACAATTAGCCGACAATGTCGTACTTGGTACAATGATGCTTGAAGCGAACGAAGTAGATGGTCTTGTATCAGGTGCAGTTCATACGACAGCTAATACTATTCGCCCACCATTACAATTAATTAAGACTGCGCCAGGTAGTTCACTTGTATCATCTGTTTTCTTTATGTTAATGCCAGACCAAGTTTATATCTATGGTGACTGTGCAATAAATCCAGATCCTAATGCACAAGAACTTGCTGAAATTGCTATTCAATCAGCAGATACAGCAATTGCTTTTGGTATCGAACCACGTGTAGCGATGATTTCGTATTCAACAGGTAGTTCAGGTCAAGGAGCTGATGTTGAGAAAGTGAAGGAAGCAACTCGTATTGCTCAAGAAAAACGCCCAGATCTTATGATTGACGGTCCATTACAGTATGATGCGGCAGTAATGCCAGATGTGGCTAAATCTAAAGCTCCAAATTCACAAGTAGCGGGTAAAGCAACTGTATTTATCTTCCCTGATTTAAATACGGGGAATACTACATACAAAGCAGTACAGCGTTCTGCTGATCTTGTATCTATTGGTCCAATGTTACAAGGTATGCGCAAACCTGTTAATGACTTGTCTCGTGGTGCGTTAGTTGACGATATCGTGTATACTATTGCATTAACAGCTATTCAATCAGCACAAGAACAGAACGCTGGTAAATAG
- the guaA gene encoding glutamine-hydrolyzing GMP synthase, whose protein sequence is MNKDIHQQRILILDFGSQVTQLIARRVREIGVYCELWPWDVSEEKIKQFNPKGIILSGGPESTTDQNSPRAPEYVFNAGVPVLGICYGMQTMAIQVGKGGQVTASNQREFGYAKVDILAKSKLTEGILDSTNDAGIEQLDVWMSHGDKVTSLPDTFTLIGQTETCPFAIMANDEKQFYGVQFHPEVTHTVKGLELLTRFVIDICQCERLWTPSSIITDAITRIKEKVGKDKVLLGLSGGVDSSVTALLLHQAIGDQLTCVFVDHGLLRLNEAKQVMDMFGDKFGLNIIAINAEDRFMAALKGEVDPEAKRKIIGREFVAVFDEEAAKLKDVKWLAQGTIYPDVIESAAADTGKAHVIKSHHNVGGLPEDMKMGLVEPLRELFKDEVRKVGLELGLPYDMLYRHPFPGPGLGVRVLGEVKKEYCDLLRQADAIFIEELYKADLYHKVSQAFTIFLPVRSVGVMGDGRKYDWVVSLRAVETIDFMTAHWAHLPYDFLGRVSNRIINEVNGISRVVYDISGKPPATIEWE, encoded by the coding sequence ATGAATAAAGACATCCACCAACAGCGTATATTGATTTTAGATTTTGGTTCACAAGTAACGCAATTAATTGCTCGAAGAGTGCGTGAAATTGGTGTGTATTGTGAACTTTGGCCGTGGGATGTTTCGGAAGAAAAAATCAAACAATTTAATCCTAAAGGCATCATTCTATCTGGTGGTCCTGAAAGTACTACCGATCAAAATAGCCCTAGAGCTCCAGAATATGTGTTTAACGCAGGCGTTCCCGTGTTAGGTATCTGCTATGGTATGCAAACTATGGCAATTCAAGTAGGTAAGGGCGGACAAGTTACTGCATCTAATCAACGAGAATTTGGTTATGCTAAAGTTGATATTCTTGCAAAATCAAAATTAACAGAAGGTATTTTAGATAGCACCAATGATGCTGGTATTGAGCAACTGGATGTCTGGATGAGTCATGGTGATAAAGTTACTTCATTACCTGACACATTCACCCTAATTGGGCAAACAGAAACTTGTCCATTCGCTATTATGGCCAACGATGAAAAACAGTTTTATGGTGTACAGTTCCATCCTGAGGTAACGCATACGGTTAAAGGATTAGAGTTATTAACGCGTTTTGTTATTGATATTTGTCAGTGTGAAAGACTATGGACACCATCTTCTATTATTACTGATGCAATTACCCGTATAAAAGAAAAAGTTGGTAAAGATAAAGTATTACTAGGTTTATCTGGTGGTGTTGATTCTTCGGTTACTGCATTATTATTACATCAAGCAATTGGTGACCAGCTAACTTGCGTCTTTGTTGATCATGGGTTATTACGTTTAAATGAAGCAAAGCAAGTCATGGACATGTTTGGTGATAAATTTGGTTTAAATATTATTGCAATTAATGCCGAAGATCGATTTATGGCCGCATTAAAAGGAGAGGTTGATCCTGAAGCTAAACGTAAAATCATTGGTCGTGAATTTGTCGCTGTTTTTGATGAAGAGGCGGCAAAATTAAAAGATGTCAAATGGCTTGCTCAAGGCACCATCTATCCAGATGTCATTGAATCAGCTGCTGCTGATACAGGTAAAGCCCACGTGATTAAATCTCATCATAATGTTGGTGGTTTACCTGAAGATATGAAAATGGGGCTAGTTGAACCATTAAGAGAATTATTCAAAGATGAAGTACGTAAAGTTGGTTTAGAACTCGGTTTGCCTTACGATATGCTTTACCGTCATCCATTCCCTGGACCAGGTTTAGGGGTGCGTGTTCTTGGTGAAGTGAAAAAAGAGTATTGTGATTTACTACGACAAGCCGATGCTATTTTTATCGAAGAACTTTATAAAGCTGACCTATACCACAAAGTTAGTCAAGCATTTACCATATTTTTACCAGTACGCTCGGTAGGAGTAATGGGAGATGGGCGAAAATATGATTGGGTTGTCTCATTACGTGCAGTTGAAACTATCGACTTCATGACCGCTCACTGGGCTCATCTTCCTTATGACTTTTTAGGTAGAGTATCAAACCGTATTATTAATGAAGTCAATGGAATATCACGAGTTGTATATGATATAAGTGGAAAACCGCCTGCAACCATTGAATGGGAGTAA
- a CDS encoding low molecular weight protein arginine phosphatase, whose amino-acid sequence MFNLKKYFLIILALFSASCFSLDRVVMFVCTGNTGRSPMAEALAKDYVKKHHLNIIVESRGVNVDPNEITPEEGSVKVLKNRNIDISSHKATQLVKEDIDSSDYLLTMTQNHKDKILDKFPESEGKVFTLSEFATGKNEDLSDPYKMPMAAYIKVENQLDKFLPLALDKIAKEE is encoded by the coding sequence ATGTTTAATTTGAAAAAGTATTTTTTAATTATATTGGCATTGTTTAGTGCTTCTTGTTTTTCGCTTGATCGGGTGGTTATGTTTGTTTGTACAGGAAACACTGGTCGTAGCCCAATGGCAGAAGCATTAGCTAAAGATTATGTAAAAAAACATCATTTAAATATCATAGTTGAATCACGTGGTGTAAATGTTGATCCTAATGAGATCACCCCTGAAGAAGGCAGTGTCAAAGTATTAAAAAATAGAAACATTGATATTTCCTCTCATAAAGCGACTCAACTAGTCAAAGAAGATATTGATTCATCAGATTATTTATTAACAATGACACAAAACCATAAAGATAAAATTTTAGATAAATTTCCAGAATCTGAAGGCAAAGTCTTTACATTATCTGAATTTGCTACAGGTAAAAATGAAGATCTATCTGATCCTTATAAAATGCCAATGGCTGCTTATATTAAAGTTGAAAATCAATTAGATAAATTTTTACCATTAGCACTTGATAAGATTGCGAAAGAGGAATAA